Proteins encoded by one window of Glycine soja cultivar W05 chromosome 15, ASM419377v2, whole genome shotgun sequence:
- the LOC114387081 gene encoding uncharacterized protein LOC114387081 produces the protein MPEKVESHRALWSSSINWRFGLLTALVLGGMVVVWSVDGFTVRDVIEAWSWRYRQDSFSLRSHSPNSPLSLHQNLTFSNYSSPSIPLSLNQNQTNATTLFDSHNLVNITLSEHSETVSAKNYSSSGVSDKLDTKTPVKPEVKGHSTWLSRELEPDLTSNLLARWLAPGGEPCKDSKTVGISIPGLDGGKLIELSAGDVHEFGFQALDDSGKPHCLGGDYFETDLSGDAWKSRPLVKDFCNGSYSISLQVHPDFVGVYNLTIILLYRHFEGLKFTPWRFVYDRVVWNVAIRFYKSSAQLLELETCKASDFGKDVWCGRWTRHGRNDDCQIGNDGRYRCLAPSFPCKAPWCDGSLGVIESNGWVYSTHCSFKMYSAESAWKCLKNRWIFFWGDSNHVDTVRNMLNFVLDLPEIRSVPRRFDMNFSNPKDPSQTVRITSIFNGHWNETQNYLGLDSLRDEGFQNLLKKYFSEDTIPDTVIMNSGLHDGVHWLNIRAFSAGADYAASFWGDVMMSVKQRGLGWPRVFYRSTVATGGYARSLAFNPYKMEVFNGVLIEKLKKAGIITGVIDDFDMTFPWHFDNRCNDGVHYGRAPAKMKWRDGEIGHQYFVDLMLAHVLLNALCAR, from the coding sequence ATGCCAGAAAAGGTAGAGAGCCATAGGGCTCTTTGGTCTTCTTCTATTAATTGGCGTTTTGGGTTGCTCACTGCTCTTGTTTTGGGTGGCATGGTTGTGGTTTGGAGCGTTGATGGCTTCACTGTTAGGGATGTTATTGAAGCTTGGAGCTGGAGGTATCGACAAGATTCGTTTTCTCTAAGGTCTCATTCTCCTAATTCCCCTCTTTCCCTTCATCAAAATCTCACTTTTAGTAATTATAGCTCCCCATCTATTCCACTTAGTTTGAATCAAAACCAAACCAATGCTACTACCCTTTTTGATTCCCACAATCTTGTGAACATCACATTGTCTGAGCACAGTGAAACTGTTTCTGCTAAGAACTATAGTAGTAGTGGTGTGTCTGATAAGCTCGACACAAAAACCCCAGTGAAGCCTGAAGTTAAGGGGCATTCAACTTGGCTTTCAAGGGAATTAGAGCCAGACTTGACTTCAAATCTTCTAGCAAGATGGTTAGCTCCTGGGGGAGAACCTTGTAAAGATTCTAAGACAGTGGGAATATCAATTCCTGGGTTGGATGGTGGGAAACTGATAGAGCTATCAGCTGGAGATGTGCATGAGTTTGGTTTTCAGGCATTGGATGATTCAGGAAAGCCTCATTGTTTAGGCGGGGATTACTTTGAGACTGATCTTTCAGGGGACGCATGGAAATCTAGGCCATTGGTGAAAGATTTCTGTAATGGTTCTTACTCTATTTCTCTGCAAGTTCATCCTGATTTTGTTGGGGTTTACAATCTGACTATAATTCTGCTTTATAGACACTTTGAAGGTCTGAAGTTCACTCCATGGCGATTTGTCTACGATCGAGTGGTTTGGAATGTTGCAATCAGGTTCTACAAAAGCAGTGCTCAGTTACTTGAACTTGAGACTTGTAAAGCTTCTGATTTTGGCAAGGATGTGTGGTGTGGAAGGTGGACAAGGCATGGCAGGAATGATGACTGCCAAATAGGTAATGATGGTAGGTACAGATGCTTGGCACCCAGTTTTCCTTGTAAAGCTCCATGGTGTGATGGTTCATTAGGAGTTATAGAGAGTAATGGTTGGGTGTATTCAACTCACTGCTCGTTCAAGATGTATTCAGCCGAGTCTGCTTGGAAGTGCTTGAAGAATAGGTGGATTTTCTTCTGGGGTGATTCAAATCATGTTGACACAGTACGTAATATGCTCAATTTTGTCTTAGATTTGCCTGAAATACGTTCTGTCCCTAGGAGATTTGACATGAACTTTTCCAACCCAAAAGACCCTTCCCAAACAGTTAGGATCACAAGCATTTTCAATGGGCATTGGAATGAAACACAGAACTATCTAGGATTAGATTCTCTGAGAGATGAAGGATTTCAAAATCTGTTGAAGAAGTACTTCTCAGAAGACACAATCCCGGATACTGTGATCATGAACTCAGGATTGCATGATGGTGTTCACTGGCTCAATATAAGAGCATTTTCTGCTGGAGCAGACTATGCAGCATCATTCTGGGGAGATGTTATGATGTCAGTGAAGCAAAGGGGGTTAGGTTGGCCAAGAGTCTTTTATCGTTCCACAGTTGCAACTGGGGGATATGCAAGATCACTAGCATTTAATCCTTACAAAATGGAGGTGTTCAATGGAGTGCTCATagagaaattgaagaaagctgGCATCATCACTGGGGTGATTGACGACTTTGATATGACATTTCCATGGCATTTTGATAACCGGTGTAACGATGGAGTTCACTATGGAAGGGCTCCTGCAAAGATGAAGTGGCGAGATGGCGAAATTGGTCATCAGTATTTTGTGGATCTCATGTTAGCTCATGTTCTGCTCAATGCACTGTGTGCAAGATAA
- the LOC114388496 gene encoding uncharacterized protein LOC114388496: MSFSWSSTLRITILLLLLAAVIVACFTLPIEKMMKDFLLWVDHDLGPWGPLVLAVAYIPLTVLAVPASVLTLGGGYLFGLPVGFVADSIGATVGAGAAFLLGRTIGRSFVVSRLKDYPQFRSVAIAIRRSGFKIVLLLRLVPLLPFNMLNYLLSVTPVSIGEYMLASWLGMMPITLALVYVGTTLKDLSDVTHGWGEFSKTRWAFIILGLVISVVLMICVTRVAKAALDKALAENEDIDGITSSPDLPIVAEPSADLNQPLIIKIDSSEDSHEK; the protein is encoded by the exons ATGTCTTTCTCCTGGTCCTCCACCCTTAGGATCAccatcctcctcctcctcctcgcCGCGGTCATCGTCGCGTGCTTCACTCTCCCCATCGAAAAG ATGATGAAGGACTTCTTATTATGGGTCGATCACGATCTTGGCCCCTGGGGCCCACTTGTTCT GGCTGTTGCTTACATTCCTTTGACTGTCTTGGCTGTTCCAGCTTCAGTGCTTACT CTTGGTGGAGGTTATCTTTTTGGGCTTCCGGTGGGATTTGTTGCTGACTCTATAGGTGCAACTGTTGGTGCCGGAGCTGCATTTCTTCTTGGTAGAACA ATTGGGAGATCATTTGTCGTTTCTAGGTTGAAGGATTATCCACAATTCAGATCAGTGGCAATTGCAATTCGAAGATCTGGTTTTAAG ATTGTATTACTGCTTCGGCTTGTTCCACTCCTACCGTTTAACATGCTAAATTATCTCTTGTCGGTGACTCCTGTTTCAATAGGGGAATACATGCTGGCTTCCTGGTTAGGAATGATG CCAATAACACTGGCACTTGTATATGTTGGAACAACTCTTAAAGATCTTTCTGATGTTACACATGGTTGGGGCGAGTTCTCAAAGACTCGTTGG GCGTTTATCATTCTTGGTCTTGTGATATCGG TTGTTCTGATGATATGTGTTACTAGAGTTGCCAAGGCTGCTTTAGATAAAGCCTTGGCCGAAAATGAAGATATTGATGGGATTACTTCCTCGCCAGATTTACCTATTGTTGCTGAACCATCAGCAGATCTTAACCAACCTCTCATAATTAAGATAGATTCTTCTGAAGACAGTCATGAAAAGTGA